The genomic region GGAAGTGGACGATATCTACGAATGAAAATGGGTGGGCGGTTCCTAGGGGATTGCCTGCCCTTTTTCTGATTGGAGGAGAAAAACCGTGGATAATGAAAAGTTTGCCAGATTGGAAGAATTGGACCGTAAGGTCACCATGATAGATCATATTGCTGCAATCCTTGAGTATGACCAAGAAACAGCAGCCAAGGACAAGGCTTTTGCTGAGCGTTCAAAACAGATGGGATGGGTCAAGGAACAGGAGTTCCTGCTTGTTTCCGGTAAAGAAATGGGAGCTTTGCTTACAGCTCTTGGCGCTGATGATGGAAATGAGGAAGGAGATGGGGAGAATGATTTTGAAAAGGCTCTGATTCGTAATCGTTATCGCCAGTATGCAAGGGCCGTAAAAATTCCTGCAGAGTTTGTTTTAAGAAAAGAAATGGTGACCTCTGATGCATATCGGAACTGGATCAAGGCAAGGGAAAGTGGTAACGATGCCGATTTCCTTGAAAGCCTGAAGGCTGTAGTAGACTGTATCCGACAAGAAGCCTCATATGTCAAAAGACCAGACCAGCTTCTGTATGATGCCTTGTTGGATACTTACGAACCTGACATGACCACACAGGACATAGACGGGTTGTTTTCAGCTATGGAAAAGGATTTGCTGCGATTGGTGGCTACCTATAAGGATGTTGAAGTTCCGATTTCTTTTCTGTATGGTCCATATGAAGAAAAACTGCAGGAAAAATTTGCATTGTCTGTGATTTCTGCGATGGGCTTTGATTTTTCCAGGGGACAGCTTGCTTATGCCCCTCATCCGTTTACTACGACATTGGGTGAAGATGACATACGGATAACGACCAGATATTCAGATCCGAGTGTCATGGATCCTCTTTGTTCTACGGATTCACGAAGCCGGACATGCCCTTTATGAAATGGGAGCTTCGTCAGGGAGGCTGAAGGGAACAAGCCTCGGTTGCGGAGGAAGCATGGGGTTGCATGAAAGCCAAAGTCGCTTTTGGGAAAACATAGTGCTGAAGTCTCCTGATTTCTGGAAATATTGGTATTCTTCGTTCAAGGCGATTTTTCCTTCTCAGGTGGCGGGTATCAATGGAAATGATTTCGTAAAGGCAATAAACCTAGTAAAACCGTCATTCATCAGGGTCAATGCGGACGAGGTATCCTATGGCCTGCATATAATTATGCGCTACCGATTGGAAAAAGCATTGGTGGAAGGTAGTCTGGAGGTCAGGGACCTTCCTGATGCTTGGAACTGTGAGTGTTCCCGCTTGTTGGGACTTACCGTGCAAAAGCCTCAGGATGGCTATCTGCAGGATGTCCATTGGGCAAGTGGCCTATTTGGATATTTTCCTTCATATGCACTTGGAAATCTTTACGGAATACAGATTTATGATGTTATGAAACAACAGCTTGGCATATCTGCTGGGAATCCTCTTGATCCTGAGATGCTTGGCAGAATCAGTGATTGGCTTTGTGCGAAAGTATATGGATATGGCAGTATGTATACCCCTATGCAACTTCTGAAAAAGGTCACAGGGAAAGCTCTTGACGCATCTATGTACACACAGTACCTTGAAGAAAAGTTGTCATCTGTGTATGGCCGCTGAGGAGGCTTTCTGTGAACTTGCCGAATAGACTTACTATTGCCAGACTCGTTATGGCTCCGTTGTTCTTTGTTGCGTTCAGTTTGGCTGAATGGATTGGCCCCTCGGCATATCTTGTCTCGACAATACTGATGCTCATTCTTTTTATTGCCATAGAATGTACTGATCTGCTTGATGGAAAGATAGCCCGAAGCAGGCATATGGTGACGGACTTGGGAAAAGTGATGGATCCGTTTGCTGATACGTTCAGTCGGTTGACTTATTTTGTCTGTCTCATGCATGCGGGAATCATGCCGATGTATGCCTTTATGGTTATCATGTGGCGGGAATTCGGGCAGGCTTTCGTCCGATCTCTCATGTTGAAGGAAGGAGTTGCAATGCCTGCCAACATATGGGGTAAGAGCAAAGCCGTACTTTATGCCGTATCTGCAGTCTTGGGTGTCTTGTTGCTGAGCCTTGAGCGGGTAGTACCGAGTTTGTCATGGCTTTCCTTTGCCCATACTGGCATGCAGGTCCTTTTTGCTGTCACGGCTGTTGCATCAGTTGCTTCGTTCCTTACCTACCTTGTCGGGATTCGTCGTTCAGGTGTATTGTCTGGTTTGTCAAAATAGGAAGGCACCTGTCGGGTTGCCTGTTTTGCAGAGGAACGGTACCTGAGTTTCAATGAGAGTAAAAAGCATTGAAAAAGGCTCTGTTTTCTGAGTGTATTGCAGGGCTAGCCAACAGTGGGAAAAGGCAAGGGAGGCTTGTGAAATATCCCCCAAGAGGTTGAACATGTTCCGATTGTCCGCATCTTGTCCAGCAATACGGTTTTCAGATCCAGGCGATTCGATCCGGGGTTCTCGACCTCGAAGCCATTCCAGGCAAGATAGTTGTCAAGATATTTCGTGGAGACACCCCTGAATCCAGCCAGCAGCCCCCGAAGACGGCTATGCAGGCTGTTGACCTTCTGCAAGTTGTATCGCCCTCGTACCGGGCATCCCTGTATGCCCGCCTTCAGCTGTACCACCGGCAGGCCATCCGAGGCGCAGAATTCCCGGCTTGCCCGGCTCTTGTCGGTCACCATCACCACGTCATCGCCCAGGTGCGAGGCCAGGACAAAGGAAAGGTAGCGGGGTTGCACCATCCCCCTGCCGGCAGCCTTCGCCAGGGTCTTCCCCTGCTCGTCGATGGCGCACGGCACGCAGACCTTCTGGTTGCCCAAGCCCCTCGTATGGGTCGCTTTCCCTCTCTCATGACGATGGCCCGTCACCCTGTGGGTCTTGTATGCCGGGCTCCGATGCCGCTTCCCCCTGGTTTTCCGCATCGCAGTTGCCTTTGTAGTTGTCCTGGATGTACGTCTCGTCCTCCTGTACCCGGCCGCTGAGCAAGTTCCCCGTGGATCCCGCCGCCAGTGCATCGAGGATCTTGTGCCGCCAGAAGAACGAGGTGCTCAGCGCTATGCCGCACTTGCGTGCGGCCTCCCGCAGGGGAAGCCTCAGGGCGAATGCCTCCAGGTAGGCCTCCCAGGTTTCCTTGCCGTGCTTGCTCTTGTATCGCACAGAACCGGTGGTCGCCCCGAACGTACGCCCGCAATCCCCGCAGAGATACCGCTGCCTGCCCCTGACGAAGCCGTTGCGACGGACATGGACACCGGAGCAGTGGGGACAACGCGGCATGTCCTCGTGACTGTCCCGATGCTTGTCGGGAGCATCCGTTGCCAGTTCGGCCAATGCAATGACCCTCTGGCGATCCTGTTCCGACAGATTCCCGAGCATTTCCGCCAATGTTTCAAGGCTGATGGTTTCTTTGTCTTTACATAACATATGTTGAGTATATTACAAAAAGACGGTCGCTTCAAGCGCTTA from Spirochaetia bacterium harbors:
- the pgsA gene encoding CDP-diacylglycerol--glycerol-3-phosphate 3-phosphatidyltransferase, with the translated sequence MNLPNRLTIARLVMAPLFFVAFSLAEWIGPSAYLVSTILMLILFIAIECTDLLDGKIARSRHMVTDLGKVMDPFADTFSRLTYFVCLMHAGIMPMYAFMVIMWREFGQAFVRSLMLKEGVAMPANIWGKSKAVLYAVSAVLGVLLLSLERVVPSLSWLSFAHTGMQVLFAVTAVASVASFLTYLVGIRRSGVLSGLSK